The following proteins come from a genomic window of Theileria equi strain WA chromosome 2 map unlocalized gcontig_1105316255037, whole genome shotgun sequence:
- a CDS encoding helicase family member protein (encoded by transcript BEWA_041170A), which translates to MEGSEVGTTDNSHTTLPVQPDSDVKEETAVPEFPSDGVDQYNGFGDSNNITLLHKILNQTTSIDDILAQSRKGFKKSNTSQEPKLVKRNAKIDVRIDQPKSLVGTAKPYQLEGLRWLVGLHNKGLNGILADEMGLGKTFQTISLMAYLKESCGIDGPHLVLAPKSTIGNWINEINRFCPSLRVLKFIGNKEERAYLINNELDQDKYDVIVTSYETCCKTKRALCKLDWKYIIIDEAHRIKNEESKLSEVVRMFQTEYRLLITGTPLQNNLKELWALLNFLFPEVFASSEEFEQVFDLVGPKELTQAERESRNLQIIARLHEILRPFMLRRSKKDVLTEMPPKNELLLMVPLSAMQKQLYRDLLRKNVPELGAEDNTKSGLQVQLLNLAMQLRKACNHPYLFDGYEDRNDDPFGEHLVENAGKLNLVDKLLHRLLKSNSRILIFSQMARMLDILEDYCRMRGYLYFRIDGNTSSEDRDHQISSFNAPDSEVSIFLLSTRAGGLGINLATADVVILYDSDWNPQVDLQAIDRAHRIGQLKPVHVYRLVHEYTIEEKIIERATLKLQLDSAVIQHGRLAQKELLAMVQYGASHIFKAGDKAITDADLDVILSKGQERANMLNNKLITQTKKGLLDFSTTTNSQNMYQYPNNSIEDADEMDKQEWSKLEALRTQNDNLIERESRRKLRIAKEQMELYQSTRHLDKSIIPPEFQFFDNAQIIKLHQEENELGALSEEKQLLKEKLLSEGFPNWSKRDFNNFVKACTAHSRYDIKSIAATLESKTFAEVEAYSKVFWEKYTTLPDWSKHIKKIEAGEENLLRLHQQHQVIANKQKQLKNPWVGTDQLFSSHRGKSTFTEDEDRWLLNIIALFGYDKWRCINELTKLDPRFQLDMFLKTRNTLDLAKRADYIIKHIAKENSKPSGGEKVKRVKKEPVSF; encoded by the exons ATGGAAGGCTCGGAAGTTGGCACAACTGACAATTCACATACTACTCTGCCTGTTCAACCAGATAGTGACGTGAAGGAGGAAACTGCCGTGCCTGAGTTTCCTTCAGATGGAGTTGACCAGTACAATGGCTTTGGGGATAGTAACAACATAACACTGCTacacaaaatattgaaCCAAACTACCTctattgatgatattttgGCACAGAGCAGAAAAGGATTTAAAAAGTCAAACACCTCGCAGGAGCCGAAACTGGTAAAGAGGAACGCTAAAATTGACGTCAGGATAGATCAGCCCAAATCTTTGGTAGGAACCGCAAAACCATACCAGTTGGAAGGTTTGAGATGGCTTGTAGGACTACACAATAAGGGATTGAATGGTATTCTCGCGGATGAAATGGGACTGGGAAAAACGTTCCAGACTATTAGTCTAATGGCATACTTAAAGGAGTCGTGTGGAATCGATGGTCCACACTTGGTTTTAGCTCCAAAGTCGACAATTGGCAATTGGATAAACGAAATTAACCGTTTTTGTCCATCCCTTCGAGTATTGAAATTTATAGGGAACAAGGAAGAACGCGCCTATCTCATAAACAACGAGCTCGATCAAGATAAATACGACGTTATAGTTACATCTTATGAAACGTGTTGTAAAACTAAGCGAGCATTGTGTAAACTAGATTGGAAGTATATCATTATTGATGAGGCCCATCgtataaagaatgaagaatcCAAATTGAGTGAGGTTGTTAGAATGTTTCAGACAGAATATCGACTTTTGATCACAGGAACTCCTCTGCAAAATAATCTAAAAGAGTTGTGGGCACTTCTCAACTTTTTATTTCCTGAGGTGTTTGCATCTTCTGAAGAGTTTGAGCAGGTGTTTGATTTGGTTGGACCAAAGGAACTCACACAAGCTGAAAGAGAGTCTAGAAATTTGCAGATTATAGCAAGATTGCATGAGATTTTGCGTCCGTTTATGCTTCGCCGCTCCAAAAAGGACGTTTTAACAGAAATGCCACCGAAGAATGAGCTTTTGCTCATGGTACCTTTATCTGCTATGCAAAAACAGCTTTATAGAGATCTTTTGAGAAAAAATGTCCCTGAACTTGGTGCTGAAGATAATACAAAATCGGGGCTTCAGGTTCAACTACTGAATTTAGCTATGCAGTTGAGAAAAGCTTGTAATCATCCCTACCTCTTTGATGGATATGAAGATCGTAATGATGATCCATTTGGGGAGCACTTGGTTGAAAATGCAGGGAAACTCAATTTGGTGGATAAACTTCTTCACAGgcttttaaaaagcaatTCTAGAATACTTATATTTTCCCAAATGGCTAGGATGTTGGACATTCTAGAGGATTATTGTAGAATGCGTGGGTATCTTTACTTTAGAATAGATGGCAATACATCTAGTGAGGACAGAGATCATCAGATTTCCTCCTTTAACGCGCCAGATAGTGAAGTTAGCATATTTTTGCTCTCTACAAGGGCAGGTGGTCTAGGTATCAACCTTGCTACAGCTGATGTTGTAATTCTCTATGACAGCGATTGGAACCCCCAGGTAGATCTTCAGGCCATTGATAGAGCACACAGAATTGGTCAGCTGAAGCCAGTTCATGTCTACAGGCTTGTGCACGAATACACAATTGAAGAAAAAATTATAGAGAGAGCTACTCTAAAGCTACAGTTGGATAGTGCTGTAATTCAGCATGGTCGTTTAGCACAAAAAGAATTGCTTGCTATGGTACAATATGGTGCCAGTCACATTTTCAAGGCCGGTGATAAAGCCATTACGGATGCTGATTTGGATGTTATTCTTAGTAAGGGGCAAGAAAGGGCAAATATGCTCAACAACAAACTTATAACACAAACTAAAAAAGGTCTCTTGGATTTTTCAACAACCACAAACTCTCAAAACATGTATCAATATCCTAATAACAGCATCGAGGATGCAGATGAAATGGACAAACAGGAATGGTCAAAACTCGAGGCTTTAAGGACACAGAATGATAATCTCATTGAAAGAGAAAGTAGAAGAAAACTGAGGATTGCTAAAGAACAGATGGAACTCTATCAAAGCACGAGACATTTGGATAAATCCATCATTCCTCCAGAATTTCAGTTCTTTGACAATGCACAAATTATAAAGTTGCAccaagaagaaaatgaactTGGAGCATTAAGTGAAGAAAAACAACTCTTGAAAGAAAAGCTTCTTAGCGAGGGATTCCCAAATTGGTCAAAGAGGGACTTTAATAATTTTGTAAAGGCTTGTACAGCGCACAGTCGTTATGACATCAAGTCTATTGCTGCAACGCTAGAGAGCAAGACATTTGCAGAGGTGGAAGCTTACAGTAAGGTCTTTTGGGAAAAGTATACCACATTGCCTGATTGGTCAAAACACATTAAAAAGATCGAGGCGGGTGAAGAAAACCTGCTTCGTTTACATCAACAACATCAG GTAATTGCAAATAAACAAAAGCAACTCAAGAATCCATGGGTTGGCACTGACCAGCTATTTTCATCTCATCGTGGGAAATCCACCTTTACCGAAGATGAGGACCGTTGGTTATTGAACATCATTGCCCTTTTCG GTTATGACAAGTGGAGATGTATAAATGAGTTGACTAAACTTGATCCGAGATTTCAGTTGGACATGTTTCTCAAGACCAGAAATACCTTGGATTTGGCAAAACGTGCAGATTACATTATAAAGCACATTGCAAAGGAAAACTCCAAACCAAGTGGAGGTGAGAAGGTCAAAAGGGTAAAGAAGGAACCCGTCAGTTTTTAA